The genomic interval CCCTACGGGCGGGCTGGCTCGTAACCACAGGAATGTCTGACCTACCTCTATGTCTGCATTCTTTTTAGTAGGTCTATCATGTCCCCTAAGGGGATTGGTTGACAAACTCTCTAACGGGCTGTCATTCTGAGTCCCCGCAGGGGACGAAGAATCCCCTTTCTTTTTAGATGCTTCGTCCTTCGGACTCAGCCTGACAATTCTGACAAGTTGGTTGCACGCTCACGAATCCCGCATTAATGTCGCGTCTTTTCTCATTTTTGAATTGACAAAAAAAGATTTTTCTTTATATTTACCTTTCGAAAATTAAACCAGGAGGTAGTTTGCCAGTACGCAAGGTCCATAAAGACGTTAAAAAAAGATTGAAAACCAGCTTAAAGGCAAAAGCTCGTAACCGGGAGATAAAATCCGAGCTGAGAAGTCTGGTAAAGAAAACAGAGGCTAATCCGGTTCAGGAGAATCTCAAACCAGTATTCTCGCTTCTGGATAAAGCCTCCCGGAAAAAAATCATCCATAAAAATACAGCTTCCCGCATAAAGTCTAGGCTTTCCAGGCTTCTGAATAAACCTACCAAACCAGGTGCCGAAGCAAAAGCAGAAGCTTAGGATTTGACCTGAGGATAGCCTTCAAGGTCTGAATGGGAGTCAGCCTGGTCGAATCCTTATCCTTAAGATACTCCTTTAAAAACTGGATAACCTCTTCGAAATCCTCATCTTTCATCTTAAGGTAAATCTTTCTGCAGTAAGAATAAAATCTCAATTCCCTTCCTTTTATCTTCAGAAATTCCTCTTCATATTTTTTCAGGAAGTCGGGTGAATTACCTCCATTTGCCAGATATTCTGAGGCAACCTGGCCTGCAATCTTCCCGGAGAGAAGCGCATTGGCAATTCCTGCACCGGAGAGGGAATCAACTAACCTGGCAGCATCTCCAGTTAATAGTATGTTGCTTTTGACCAACTGGCTTTTACGGCTGAAAGATGGCACTCCTCCGGTCATCCATTCAATCACTGAGAAGTTCTTGAACCTTTTCATCACGAAAAAATCCAATAGCTCCTTTGCCTTTATGCCGTTGCCAAAGGTCGGAGTTATAGCCAGGCCCACGTTTGCCGACCCTTTACCTTTGGGGAAAACCCAGGCATAACCTCCGGGAGCTATTTTGGTGCCAAGATGAAATTCAATGCACTCCTGGTCTAAAGGATCGGCCTTCAAAAGATACTGGTAAGCAGAATCCACCCCCTCTAATTTCAGGGTATTATCAATGCCTGCCCATCTCCCGACCATAGATTCGATCCCGTCTGCAGCTATGACTATTTTGGTTTGATATTCCGATTCCCTTCCATCTTCTTTCACCCTTATTCCGCAAATCTCTCCCCTGTTGTTGCTGATTAATCCCACAGCCTGGGCATTGACTTTCAGCTCAGCGCCTGAGGATTCTGCCCTCAGCGCTAAATCCCTGTCGAATATCTTTCTATCAAGCACCAGACCTGCGCTGGAGTAAGAAACCTTCAACTCTTTCCCCGAAGGGGGGCAGAGTGCAATTTTTTCGATTTTAGACCTTATCCAGGCAGGATTAACCTGCTCGCAAATTGAGAGTCCCTTATAGCTGACAGCTTCAGCACAGCATAAAGGCAGCCCTACTTCCTTATGCTTTTCAAGCAAGAGAACTTTATGCTTATTCTTGGCTAAAACCCAGGTTGCCATCGAGCCAGCAGGACCTGCCCCTACTACTACGCAATCATATTTATCTTTCATTTTCTTCATTCGTCATTGTCTTTTTCGTCTGTTATTCGTATTAGTCATCCGTCATTGGTTATCTGTAATTATCAGTGCCCCGGAGGGACAGAAAACCACGCAATCGTTGCAGAGGGTGCAAAGCTCTTCCTTTATTCTTAAACCCTGGCTTTCCAACTCCAGAGCTTCAAAAGCACAGACCGCCACGCATCCCCCACATTCTCCACATAAATCTTTCTTTAAATTCAGTTTTCCCATCTTCAGCCAAAAAGCGTTGGAACAATTTAAGCCCAGTCCCCGAAAAACTCAAGTTAAAAATACAATGTTTTATCTTGTATTTTTTCAACGGTCACGATTAACGAATCACCCTGACGTTTTTTGTCGTCATTCTTCTTTCTTGAATTTTTTTTTCAAAAAAAACTTGACAAATGAATTTCTTCACGTATTATAGGCGACAGACCTTTTAAACCGATCCGGCGAGATCAGTAAAGGTAAAAGATGAGATTTAGAAATATGAAATGTAGTTACCCTCCTTGATTCACCAGGAGGGTATTTTTTTTCACTTTTTTAGAAAAGTGAGGAGGAGAATTTGCCCAGAAGAAAAGGCGTCCTGATAATGGACGAGAAAACGGTTCGGCGAGCCTTGACCAGAATTGCCCACGAGATTATCGAGAGGAACAAAGGAGCTGAGAACTTAGGCCTAATCGGGATCAAGACCCGTGGGGCTTATCTGGCAGAAAGACTGGCTAAGATGATTTTCGAAATAGAGGAGGTGCAGGTCCCCTTGGGGGTCATGGACATCACCCTGTACCGGGATGACATCCAGACGAAATTGGACCAGCCGATCGTGCAGAAAACCGAGGTTATGTTTGACGTAGCAGATAAGATAATAATCTTAGTGGATGACGTTCTCTTCACCGGCAGAACTATCCGCGCGGCCTTAGACCAGATAATAGACTTCGGCAGACCGAAGCTGATTCAATTAGCCGTTTTAGTTGACCGTGGTCACCGTGAACTTCCGATCCGGGCCGATTACATCGGCAAAAACATACCCACTGCCTTAAATGAGCAGGTAGTAGTGAGAATACAAGAGGTGGACGGAGAGGACAGCGTAACCATTGAGAAGGAAAAGAGGAAATGATTTTGTAGAGACGCATCGCATGCGTCTCCAGGTAAGTCCTGTAGTTGCTCGATTTATCGAGCCAAAGATAGCCTAGAATGAAAGTCTAAGATAATGAGGAGAAGATGAAATTAAAAAGCAGGCATCTTTTAGGTTTGGAAGGGGTCTCAAAAGAGGAGATCGGGCTGATCCTGGACACGGCTGAGACTTTCAAGGAGGTGTTGGAAAGACCAATCAAGAAGGTTCCCACCCTCAGAGGTGTGACTGTGGTCAATCTCTTTTACGAGGCATCCACCCGGACCAGAATCTCCTTTGAGCTGGCTGAAAAAAGATTATCTGCTGAGCTGGTAAACTTCTCTGCTTCCACCTCCAGCGTCAAAAAAGGAGAAACCCTTAAAGACACGGTCAAAAACATCGAGGCGATGAAAATCGATATGGTGGTGATAAGACATCAGTCTTCAGGTACCCCTTATTTTCTCACCCAATGCCTTTCCTCATCCATAATCAATGCCGGAGATGGGGCTCACGAGCATCCGACTCAGGGGCTTTTAGATTTATTCACTCTAAGGGAAAAATACAAAAAACTCGAGGGCTTGAGAGTGGTGATAGTCGGGGACATAAAACACAGCCGGGTTGCCAGGTCAAATATCTGGGGCTTGAAGACCATGGGAGCTTCGGTAGCCGTATGCGGGCCAACAACCCTGATGCCCTATGAGATCGAGAAGATGGGGGTTGAGGTTTATTCAAATTTAGATGAAGCCTTGCAGGGAGCGGATGTGGTCAACGTTCTGAGAATACAGTTAGAAAGACAGAAAGGCGGGCTTTTGCCTTCCTTAAGAGAATATGCAAACGAGTTCGGGATGAACTCTGACCGGCTGAAAAGTCTAAATCCGAATTTCACCATAATGCATCCCGGACCAATTAACCGGGGTGTAGAGATCACTCCGGAGGTTGCAGATGGTCCCTACTCGGTCATTTTGGACCAGGTGACCAATGGAGTAGCCATCCGTATGGCAGTTTTGTACCTTTTAAGTGGAGGAGAAGGAAAGGTTGAATAAAAAAACCTCTATAGAAGCTGAACTGATTATTGCGGGAGGAAGGATCATCGATCCAGCATCTAAATTGGATAAGGTCGGTGACATACATATCCGGGACGGGAAAATCGTTAAAATCGAGACCAAAAAATTGATCCCCAGGAAAAAAATCAGATTTTTTCCGGAAATAGTGGACGCATATGATAAGATAGTAACTCCCGGACTGATCGATATGCACACTCATTTAAGAGAGCCGGGAAGAGAAGATGAAGAGACGATCTTAACCGGTTCAGAAGCAGCAGTGGCTGGAGGATTTACTTCCATCTGTTGTATGCCCAATACCCAGCCACCGATTGACAATCAGGAATCAGTGAAATTCATTTATGAGAAGGCGAAATTAGCAAAATGCAAAGTCTACCCTGTTGCCGGTGCAACCAAAGGCTTAAAAGGCGAAGAACTGACTGAGATTGCAGATCTGGTTAAAGCCGGAGCTGTGGCTATTTCAGACGATGGCAGGCCTATTTACAGCTCAAGCTTGATGAGGTATGCGCTCGAATATTCTAAAATGTATGACCTTCCGGTTATATCCCATTGCGAGGATTTAGCCTTATCCTCAGATGGGGTGATGAATGAGGGTTTTGTCTCTACGGTACTGGGATTGAAAGGTGCCCCCGGAGTGGCTGAGGAGGTAATGGTTGCGCGCGATATAAGATTGGCTGAGTTTACTCATTCCAGAGTACATATCGCACACATCTCGACTGAAGGCTCAGTGAATCTTATCCGTGAGGCGAAGAGAAAAGGAATCAAAATCACCTGTGAGGTCACCCCGCATCATTTTTCATTAACCGATGAAATCATAAAAACGTTTGATACCAATGCCAAGGTGAACCCTCCTCTGAGGACTAAAAAGGATTTAGATGCTTTGAAAAAAGGATTGAAAGACGGAACTATCGACTGTATTGCCACAGACCATGCCCCGCATTCGATCGAGGAAAAAGACGTGGAGTTCGATGCCGCACCTTTTGGAATGGTTGGTCTTGAAACCGCTTTAGGTCTGGTCATAACAGAGCTTATTGAGAAAAAAGTCCTTACCTGGATTGAGGCTCTTGCCAAAATGACGCTCAATCCAGCTAAGATCTTGAAATTAAATGCCGGACAGATAAAGACCGGTATGCCTGCGGATCTGACAGTAATCGATCCGGAGGCAAACTGGGTAGTCGAGCCAAAAGAGTTCAGGTCCAAATCGAAGAATTCACCTTTTGGCGGAAGAAAGCTCAAAGGGAAGGCTTTCCTGACGATTGTGGACGGAAAGATAGTTTATCAGATTTGATTTTTTAGAACCGTTTTTATATATATCAAACGTAGGGGCACGGCGCGCCGTGCCCCTACAAAATAATAATAATTATGAACATAATTACTAAATCCTTTAAGATAAAAACTAAAGGAAACACGGATATTTTAGATATTACTTCAGAGGTGCAGAAAATTATAAAGAACTCCAACCTAAAGGAAGGACAGGCAACTGTTTTTGTCCCTGGCTCAACTGCCGGGATTACGACAATCGAGTATGAACCTGGCCTTCTGAAGGACTTGCCAATGGCTTTTGAAAGGATTGCTCCAGAGAATATGGAGTATGCTCATCATCTGACCTGGGGTGATCATAACGGACACGCTCATATCCGGGCAGCCTTATTAGGTGCTTCAAAAACTTTCCCTTTTTCTGAAGGTGACCTGATCTTAGGCACCTGGCAGCAGATCATATTAGTAGATTTTGACGAGCGGCCCAGGAGCAGAGAAGTAGTAGTACAAATAATCGGTTTGTAGAGACGCATCGCCATGCGTCTCAATTAG from Candidatus Zixiibacteriota bacterium carries:
- the rpsT gene encoding 30S ribosomal protein S20 — translated: MPVRKVHKDVKKRLKTSLKAKARNREIKSELRSLVKKTEANPVQENLKPVFSLLDKASRKKIIHKNTASRIKSRLSRLLNKPTKPGAEAKAEA
- the pyrR gene encoding bifunctional pyr operon transcriptional regulator/uracil phosphoribosyltransferase PyrR; this translates as MDEKTVRRALTRIAHEIIERNKGAENLGLIGIKTRGAYLAERLAKMIFEIEEVQVPLGVMDITLYRDDIQTKLDQPIVQKTEVMFDVADKIIILVDDVLFTGRTIRAALDQIIDFGRPKLIQLAVLVDRGHRELPIRADYIGKNIPTALNEQVVVRIQEVDGEDSVTIEKEKRK
- a CDS encoding secondary thiamine-phosphate synthase enzyme YjbQ encodes the protein MNIITKSFKIKTKGNTDILDITSEVQKIIKNSNLKEGQATVFVPGSTAGITTIEYEPGLLKDLPMAFERIAPENMEYAHHLTWGDHNGHAHIRAALLGASKTFPFSEGDLILGTWQQIILVDFDERPRSREVVVQIIGL
- a CDS encoding 4Fe-4S binding protein codes for the protein MGKLNLKKDLCGECGGCVAVCAFEALELESQGLRIKEELCTLCNDCVVFCPSGALIITDNQ
- a CDS encoding aspartate carbamoyltransferase catalytic subunit, whose amino-acid sequence is MKLKSRHLLGLEGVSKEEIGLILDTAETFKEVLERPIKKVPTLRGVTVVNLFYEASTRTRISFELAEKRLSAELVNFSASTSSVKKGETLKDTVKNIEAMKIDMVVIRHQSSGTPYFLTQCLSSSIINAGDGAHEHPTQGLLDLFTLREKYKKLEGLRVVIVGDIKHSRVARSNIWGLKTMGASVAVCGPTTLMPYEIEKMGVEVYSNLDEALQGADVVNVLRIQLERQKGGLLPSLREYANEFGMNSDRLKSLNPNFTIMHPGPINRGVEITPEVADGPYSVILDQVTNGVAIRMAVLYLLSGGEGKVE
- a CDS encoding NAD(P)/FAD-dependent oxidoreductase, giving the protein MKKMKDKYDCVVVGAGPAGSMATWVLAKNKHKVLLLEKHKEVGLPLCCAEAVSYKGLSICEQVNPAWIRSKIEKIALCPPSGKELKVSYSSAGLVLDRKIFDRDLALRAESSGAELKVNAQAVGLISNNRGEICGIRVKEDGRESEYQTKIVIAADGIESMVGRWAGIDNTLKLEGVDSAYQYLLKADPLDQECIEFHLGTKIAPGGYAWVFPKGKGSANVGLAITPTFGNGIKAKELLDFFVMKRFKNFSVIEWMTGGVPSFSRKSQLVKSNILLTGDAARLVDSLSGAGIANALLSGKIAGQVASEYLANGGNSPDFLKKYEEEFLKIKGRELRFYSYCRKIYLKMKDEDFEEVIQFLKEYLKDKDSTRLTPIQTLKAILRSNPKLLLLLRHLVW
- a CDS encoding dihydroorotase: MNKKTSIEAELIIAGGRIIDPASKLDKVGDIHIRDGKIVKIETKKLIPRKKIRFFPEIVDAYDKIVTPGLIDMHTHLREPGREDEETILTGSEAAVAGGFTSICCMPNTQPPIDNQESVKFIYEKAKLAKCKVYPVAGATKGLKGEELTEIADLVKAGAVAISDDGRPIYSSSLMRYALEYSKMYDLPVISHCEDLALSSDGVMNEGFVSTVLGLKGAPGVAEEVMVARDIRLAEFTHSRVHIAHISTEGSVNLIREAKRKGIKITCEVTPHHFSLTDEIIKTFDTNAKVNPPLRTKKDLDALKKGLKDGTIDCIATDHAPHSIEEKDVEFDAAPFGMVGLETALGLVITELIEKKVLTWIEALAKMTLNPAKILKLNAGQIKTGMPADLTVIDPEANWVVEPKEFRSKSKNSPFGGRKLKGKAFLTIVDGKIVYQI